One genomic segment of Prochlorococcus marinus str. MIT 0919 includes these proteins:
- a CDS encoding RNA-binding S4 domain-containing protein yields MNRRKLISEAVFISSIQQLYLQDIRMKLDQFLKWKTFVESGGQAKHLINSGLVFVNGNKETRRGRKLIHGDLISFGNIQHIFSEGDTKP; encoded by the coding sequence ATGAACCGTCGAAAACTAATTTCAGAGGCTGTGTTCATTTCTTCAATTCAACAACTCTATTTACAAGACATTCGGATGAAATTAGACCAATTTTTAAAATGGAAGACATTTGTTGAAAGCGGTGGACAGGCCAAACACCTTATAAATTCTGGTTTAGTTTTTGTAAATGGCAATAAGGAGACTAGACGGGGGAGGAAATTGATTCATGGGGATTTGATATCTTTTGGCAATATTCAACACATCTTTTCAGAAGGAGACACAAAGCCCTAA
- a CDS encoding ABC transporter ATP-binding protein — protein sequence MNTASEISFRRFIPKLFPHKRELIWGALAMIVYVLCWPILAWLAGKLIPAIGSGDFQLVITVISQALIVFLIQKFAQFFQDTLLAKPSLILSQQLRQDLFKKLQKIEIQSIEKLSSGDIAYRLTEDADRVGEVIYKTIQDTAPCLLQLIAVFGYMLILDYKLSLATLLLAPLISILVGKFGEKVLFTAEKSQEQVSNLAGLLSEGIQSLPLIRAFGVEDWFQSRFDQQVELHRKARFKTLKLLALQHPVIGFIEAFGILFVLAFGALRIQSGDIDGQGFSSFFAALIMLIDPISHLTTNFNELQQGQASLKRLIEIENETMDPIESKDNIILPEKICNISFQDVCFSYNNDIQVINNLNLDINPGEVAALVGPSGSGKSTIFSMLLRFNLPNRGSILFNEINLSNLKISDIRRKVAIVPQRVNILSGTISEAISFGRNVTEEEVIKASKIANAHEFIMNLKNKYNTFIEERGTNLSGGQLQRISIARAILGNPLVLLLDEATSALDAEAESAVQTGLKQAMKGRTVLIIAHRLSTVQEADKIIFLNKGTIEEIGTHDYLISRGGMYSDLCQKQFIRNSK from the coding sequence ATGAACACAGCCTCTGAAATTAGTTTTCGACGGTTCATTCCAAAGTTATTCCCTCATAAAAGGGAATTGATTTGGGGTGCTCTAGCAATGATTGTGTATGTTCTCTGCTGGCCTATCTTAGCGTGGCTTGCAGGAAAACTCATACCTGCAATCGGTTCAGGAGATTTCCAACTTGTAATTACTGTAATTAGCCAAGCATTAATTGTTTTCTTAATTCAGAAGTTTGCACAATTTTTTCAGGATACACTTCTCGCTAAACCTTCATTAATATTAAGTCAACAACTTAGGCAGGATTTGTTTAAGAAGTTACAGAAAATTGAAATACAATCCATTGAGAAACTTTCATCTGGTGATATAGCTTATAGACTTACAGAAGATGCCGATAGAGTAGGTGAAGTAATATATAAAACTATTCAAGATACAGCGCCCTGTTTGCTCCAGTTAATTGCAGTATTTGGATATATGCTTATTTTAGACTATAAACTATCACTTGCAACTCTACTTTTAGCTCCTTTAATTTCTATTCTTGTTGGTAAGTTTGGTGAAAAAGTTTTATTTACAGCCGAAAAGAGTCAAGAACAAGTGAGCAACTTAGCCGGATTATTAAGTGAAGGGATACAAAGCTTGCCCTTAATAAGAGCTTTTGGAGTTGAAGACTGGTTCCAATCTAGATTTGACCAACAAGTAGAACTTCATAGAAAGGCACGGTTTAAAACACTTAAGTTACTAGCCTTGCAACATCCAGTTATTGGTTTTATAGAAGCATTTGGAATACTCTTTGTTTTAGCCTTTGGAGCTTTGAGAATACAAAGTGGCGATATAGATGGTCAAGGTTTTAGTAGCTTCTTCGCTGCCTTAATAATGTTGATTGATCCTATAAGCCATTTAACTACTAACTTCAATGAGCTTCAACAAGGGCAGGCATCATTAAAAAGACTAATTGAAATAGAAAATGAAACAATGGACCCTATTGAATCAAAAGATAATATAATTCTGCCTGAGAAGATATGTAATATTAGCTTTCAAGATGTATGTTTTTCTTATAACAATGATATCCAGGTAATCAATAACTTAAATCTTGATATTAATCCAGGAGAAGTTGCAGCTCTTGTAGGTCCTTCTGGTTCAGGAAAGAGTACAATTTTTTCGATGTTACTTAGATTTAACTTGCCAAATAGGGGGTCAATATTGTTTAATGAAATTAATTTATCAAATCTCAAAATATCAGATATTAGGAGAAAGGTAGCAATAGTACCTCAACGAGTAAATATTTTGTCAGGAACAATATCAGAGGCTATTAGTTTTGGCAGAAACGTCACTGAAGAAGAAGTAATAAAGGCTTCTAAGATTGCCAATGCACATGAATTTATTATGAATTTGAAAAATAAATATAATACTTTTATAGAAGAAAGAGGTACTAATCTTTCAGGTGGTCAACTCCAAAGGATATCGATAGCAAGAGCAATACTAGGCAATCCTTTAGTTCTTTTATTAGATGAAGCTACTAGTGCTTTAGATGCAGAAGCTGAATCTGCTGTACAAACTGGGCTAAAACAAGCCATGAAAGGTAGGACAGTACTTATAATTGCTCATAGGTTGTCTACAGTTCAAGAAGCAGATAAAATTATTTTTTTAAATAAAGGCACTATAGAGGAAATAGGAACTCATGATTATCTCATTAGCAGAGGTGGCATGTATAGTGATTTATGTCAAAAGCAATTTATTAGAAATTCAAAGTAG
- the carB gene encoding carbamoyl-phosphate synthase large subunit — protein MPRRKDIRRILILGSGPIVIGQACEFDYSGTQACKALRQEGYEVVLVNSNPASIMTDPEIANRTYIEPLSFDVIKQVIEVEKPDALLPTMGGQTALNISVELAEKGVLDQFEIELIGADLTSIRKAEDRLLFKESMKNIGIAVCPSGIASTIDESINVGKEIGSFPRIIRPAFTLGGSGGGIAYNQEEYVSICKQGLEASPMNQILIEKSLLGWKEFELEVMRDISDNVVIVCSIENLDPMGIHTGDSITVAPAQTLTDREYQRLRDYSIKIIREIGVATGGSNIQFAVNPLNGEVVVIEMNPRVSRSSALASKATGFPIAKIAALLAIGYTLDEITNDITGKTPACFEPTIDYIVTKIPRFAFEKFGGSSNILNTSMKSVGEAMAIGRSFEESFQKAIRSLEIGLHGWSSNDNDQLIPIKEIDKVLRTPSPERIFAIRMAMSHGKTDQEINSVSNIDCWFLSKLRNIFNAEKNILSGKQISQISENELFELKQLGFSDKQISLLIDVGEFEVRSLRKKYNVVPTFKTVDTCSAEFSSSTPYHYSTYERPLKQLINKDIIEIKETCREVDVSSNKKVLILGGGPNRIGQGIEFDYCCCHCSYQFQKEGFSTIMINSNPETVSTDYDTSDILYFEPLTLEDVLNIIEYESPEGIIIQFGGQTPLKLAMPILNWLNTAEGRKTKTRVLGTSPISIDRAEDREQFDLILNQLGIRQPKNGIARSAIEALEIAKLISYPLVVRPSYVLGGRAMEIVYDDAELRRYMKEAVKIEPEHPVLIDQYLENAIEVDVDALCDSNKEVIIGGLMEHIEPAGIHSGDSACCLPSVSLSQKSISIIKKWTKSISLSLDVLGLINLQFAVQKDLNGNEQVFIIEANPRASRTVPFVSKATGIPLARIASSLMSGRSLSELGINKEPQPPLQAIKEAVMPFKRFPGTDSVLGPEMRSTGEVMGSASSFGMAYAKSELAAGEALPVSGVVFLSTHDRDKQSLVIVAKNLINLGFKLIATSGTSSYLKRSGINVETVLKVHEGRPNIEDLIRSGKIQLIINTPIGRQAAFDDKYLRRAALDYSVPTLTTVAGAKAAVEAITALQKQRITINALQDIHRI, from the coding sequence ATGCCACGGCGTAAAGATATACGTCGCATTCTCATTCTAGGTTCTGGTCCAATTGTTATAGGCCAGGCATGTGAATTCGATTATTCAGGTACTCAGGCTTGCAAAGCCTTAAGACAAGAGGGCTATGAGGTTGTATTGGTAAACTCAAATCCGGCTTCAATAATGACTGATCCGGAAATTGCTAATAGAACCTATATAGAACCCTTATCCTTTGATGTAATTAAACAAGTTATAGAGGTAGAAAAACCAGATGCTCTTCTTCCCACTATGGGGGGGCAAACAGCATTAAATATCTCAGTTGAACTAGCAGAGAAAGGTGTCTTAGACCAATTCGAGATAGAACTGATTGGAGCAGATTTGACCTCAATCAGAAAAGCAGAAGACCGACTTCTTTTCAAGGAGTCAATGAAAAATATAGGTATTGCTGTTTGCCCATCAGGTATAGCTTCAACTATTGACGAATCTATAAATGTAGGAAAAGAAATAGGTTCTTTCCCCAGAATAATACGACCAGCATTTACTTTAGGTGGAAGTGGTGGAGGAATTGCTTATAACCAAGAGGAATATGTTTCTATTTGCAAGCAAGGGCTAGAGGCTAGCCCAATGAATCAAATTCTTATCGAAAAATCACTTTTAGGCTGGAAAGAATTTGAACTAGAGGTGATGAGAGATATTTCAGACAATGTTGTGATCGTATGCAGTATAGAAAATTTAGACCCAATGGGTATTCATACAGGAGATTCAATTACAGTAGCTCCTGCACAAACGTTAACTGATAGGGAGTATCAAAGACTTAGGGATTATTCTATAAAAATAATAAGAGAGATAGGTGTAGCAACTGGAGGAAGCAATATTCAATTTGCAGTAAACCCACTCAATGGTGAAGTAGTTGTTATAGAAATGAATCCAAGAGTAAGTAGATCATCCGCCTTAGCAAGTAAGGCAACCGGTTTCCCTATAGCAAAAATAGCAGCATTATTAGCAATTGGATATACATTAGATGAAATAACTAATGATATAACGGGCAAAACCCCAGCATGTTTTGAACCTACTATTGATTATATAGTGACGAAAATCCCTCGTTTTGCCTTTGAGAAATTTGGAGGTAGTTCTAATATTTTAAATACCTCTATGAAGTCAGTTGGAGAAGCAATGGCGATAGGAAGGAGCTTTGAAGAATCATTCCAAAAGGCAATAAGATCACTAGAGATTGGCTTACACGGATGGAGCAGTAATGACAATGATCAACTAATACCTATAAAAGAAATTGATAAAGTTTTAAGAACACCATCTCCAGAGAGAATTTTCGCAATAAGAATGGCAATGTCACACGGGAAGACTGACCAAGAGATAAATAGTGTTTCGAACATAGATTGCTGGTTTCTTTCCAAGCTGAGAAATATCTTTAATGCTGAAAAAAATATTCTTAGTGGTAAACAAATATCACAGATAAGTGAAAATGAACTCTTTGAGCTGAAACAGTTAGGTTTTTCAGATAAGCAAATATCACTGTTGATAGATGTGGGCGAATTTGAAGTCCGATCTTTAAGAAAAAAATATAATGTAGTGCCTACATTTAAAACTGTAGATACATGTTCAGCGGAATTTTCCTCGTCAACACCCTACCATTATTCTACATATGAAAGACCTTTAAAGCAATTAATTAATAAAGACATTATCGAAATAAAGGAAACTTGTAGAGAGGTAGACGTAAGCTCCAATAAGAAAGTTCTTATTCTTGGTGGAGGGCCGAATCGAATTGGTCAGGGTATAGAATTTGACTATTGTTGCTGCCACTGTTCATATCAATTCCAAAAGGAGGGATTCTCTACGATAATGATAAACAGTAACCCAGAAACAGTATCAACTGATTATGATACAAGTGATATTTTGTATTTCGAACCACTTACATTAGAAGATGTATTAAATATTATTGAATATGAATCTCCTGAAGGAATAATTATACAATTCGGTGGTCAAACACCATTAAAACTAGCAATGCCAATATTAAATTGGCTTAATACAGCAGAGGGTAGAAAGACAAAAACAAGAGTGTTAGGCACCTCGCCAATATCTATAGATCGTGCAGAAGATAGAGAACAATTTGATTTGATACTCAACCAATTAGGGATAAGGCAACCCAAAAATGGAATAGCTAGATCAGCGATAGAAGCCCTCGAAATAGCAAAATTGATTTCTTATCCTTTAGTAGTACGTCCATCTTACGTTCTTGGTGGTAGAGCTATGGAAATTGTTTATGACGATGCTGAATTAAGGAGATATATGAAGGAAGCAGTTAAAATAGAGCCTGAACATCCCGTTCTTATAGATCAATATTTAGAGAACGCAATTGAAGTTGATGTAGATGCTTTATGTGATTCTAACAAAGAAGTTATTATTGGTGGATTAATGGAACATATAGAGCCAGCTGGTATACATTCAGGAGATTCTGCCTGTTGTTTACCTTCAGTTTCTTTAAGCCAGAAATCTATATCTATAATTAAAAAATGGACAAAGTCGATATCTCTTTCTCTTGATGTACTAGGTCTAATTAATTTACAATTTGCAGTTCAAAAAGACCTTAATGGAAACGAGCAAGTATTTATTATTGAAGCAAACCCAAGGGCATCAAGGACAGTACCATTCGTCTCCAAAGCAACGGGGATTCCCTTGGCAAGAATTGCCTCAAGTCTAATGTCAGGCAGATCACTCTCTGAGCTTGGAATAAACAAAGAACCGCAACCACCTCTTCAGGCAATTAAAGAAGCAGTAATGCCATTTAAGAGGTTTCCTGGAACAGACAGTGTACTTGGACCAGAGATGAGATCCACCGGGGAAGTAATGGGATCAGCCTCATCTTTTGGTATGGCGTATGCAAAATCAGAACTTGCTGCAGGGGAAGCTCTTCCTGTATCAGGAGTTGTATTTTTATCTACACATGATAGGGACAAACAATCATTAGTAATCGTCGCTAAAAATCTTATTAATCTCGGATTTAAATTAATAGCAACTTCAGGAACATCAAGTTACCTTAAACGATCTGGAATAAACGTGGAAACGGTCCTTAAGGTTCATGAAGGTCGTCCAAATATAGAGGACCTTATTAGATCAGGGAAAATACAATTAATTATAAATACACCAATTGGGAGGCAAGCAGCATTTGATGATAAATATCTTCGCAGAGCAGCGTTAGACTATTCTGTACCTACTTTGACAACAGTGGCTGGGGCTAAAGCGGCTGTTGAAGCAATAACCGCACTTCAAAAACAACGTATAACAATAAATGCCTTGCAAGATATCCACAGAATTTAA
- a CDS encoding CGLD27 family protein, translating to MSNSPANYCPVPSGQIPLHEYQEFSNSWFLKLPLLDKSAFIKLLFLSYIIIFPIFCIIYNASAYLKSHLMQLIFLTCISSLIVPILLLIRQIIVWNYIHNRLYLRHIEYEESDWHDGQKWVKTKDMQDRDKLIASFEVSPVLSYLYKLIKNIIITFIALIISYGFIYKLV from the coding sequence ATGAGCAACTCTCCAGCTAATTATTGCCCTGTGCCTTCTGGCCAAATACCTCTTCATGAATACCAAGAATTTAGTAATTCATGGTTTTTAAAACTTCCTCTTTTAGATAAATCTGCTTTTATCAAGCTCCTCTTCCTTTCTTACATTATTATATTTCCTATTTTTTGCATAATTTATAATGCTAGTGCATACCTAAAATCCCACTTAATGCAATTAATATTTTTAACATGTATAAGTTCACTTATAGTTCCTATATTATTGTTAATTAGGCAAATAATTGTATGGAACTACATACATAATAGATTATATCTTAGACATATAGAATATGAGGAGTCAGATTGGCACGATGGGCAAAAATGGGTAAAAACGAAAGATATGCAGGATAGAGATAAGCTTATAGCTTCCTTTGAAGTAAGTCCGGTGTTATCTTATCTATATAAACTTATTAAGAATATTATTATTACTTTTATTGCCTTGATCATTTCCTATGGGTTTATTTACAAATTAGTATGA
- the folP gene encoding dihydropteroate synthase: MAVINLTPDSFSDGGSYQTIDLAIKKIESCIEDGADVLDLGAQSTRPGAKIIESQEELDRLIPTLKTIRARFPELIISVDTFYSKVAQKAIDLGANWINDISGGRIDPIILEIVANASCPFIITHSRGNSQTMNNLAYYKNVCNEVCDELNKRTVIAIDKGIKEANIIWDPGIGFAKDTEHNLQLLSNLEFFTKKKYPLMVGPSRKRFIGDVINQPNPLLRSQGTSAVICRCVQAKTDIVRVHDVKETKETIVMSSKLWT; encoded by the coding sequence ATGGCAGTTATAAACTTGACACCAGATTCGTTTAGTGATGGTGGCTCATATCAAACGATAGATTTAGCAATTAAGAAAATAGAATCATGCATCGAAGATGGAGCAGATGTACTTGATTTAGGAGCTCAAAGCACAAGACCAGGAGCAAAAATAATTGAAAGTCAGGAAGAATTGGACAGGTTGATTCCAACCCTTAAAACAATCAGAGCTAGATTTCCTGAACTTATAATTTCGGTTGATACTTTTTATAGCAAAGTAGCCCAAAAGGCTATTGATTTAGGTGCTAATTGGATAAATGATATTAGCGGCGGGAGAATTGACCCAATTATTCTTGAGATTGTAGCTAATGCTTCCTGTCCTTTCATAATTACTCATAGCAGAGGTAATAGTCAAACAATGAATAACCTTGCTTACTACAAAAATGTATGTAATGAAGTTTGTGATGAGTTAAATAAGCGTACAGTTATTGCTATTGATAAAGGAATAAAAGAAGCAAATATTATTTGGGATCCAGGTATAGGTTTCGCAAAAGATACAGAACATAATTTGCAATTACTTAGTAATTTAGAATTTTTTACGAAGAAAAAGTATCCATTAATGGTTGGACCTTCACGTAAAAGGTTTATTGGAGATGTGATTAACCAACCAAATCCCTTATTAAGAAGTCAGGGCACATCAGCAGTTATATGCAGATGTGTACAAGCAAAAACTGACATTGTTAGAGTACATGATGTTAAGGAAACAAAAGAAACAATTGTTATGTCTTCTAAACTCTGGACTTAA
- the tpiA gene encoding triose-phosphate isomerase — MRKTVIAGNWKMHMTCAQAKEFVATYLPLVRNTQNDRELVIAPPFTALSTLSDCTQGSNLHISSQNVHWEDNGAFTGEISPTMLLELNVRYAIVGHSEPRKYFSESDEQINLRARSAQANGLIPIVCVGETFEQRERGEAERVIRRQVEQGLEKTIKEKLVVAYEPIWAIGTGKTCEANEANRICGLIRQWAECPDLIIQYGGSVKPGNIDELMTMSDIDGVLVGGASLDPNSFARISNYEKLK, encoded by the coding sequence GTGAGGAAAACGGTAATCGCTGGAAACTGGAAAATGCACATGACATGTGCACAGGCAAAGGAATTTGTAGCGACTTATCTGCCTTTGGTCAGAAATACCCAAAATGACAGGGAACTTGTTATTGCCCCACCCTTTACAGCCCTCTCAACTCTATCGGACTGCACGCAAGGATCCAATCTTCATATATCAAGTCAGAATGTGCACTGGGAGGATAATGGAGCATTTACAGGGGAAATTTCTCCTACCATGCTTTTGGAATTGAATGTTAGATATGCAATTGTCGGCCACAGTGAGCCACGAAAGTATTTCAGTGAGAGCGATGAACAAATTAATTTAAGGGCAAGGTCAGCTCAGGCAAATGGTCTAATACCAATAGTATGTGTTGGAGAAACATTTGAACAAAGAGAAAGAGGCGAAGCAGAAAGAGTAATCAGAAGGCAGGTTGAACAGGGTTTAGAAAAGACTATTAAAGAGAAGCTTGTAGTCGCCTATGAGCCAATATGGGCTATTGGTACAGGGAAGACATGTGAGGCCAATGAAGCTAATAGAATTTGCGGATTAATACGTCAATGGGCTGAATGTCCAGACTTGATAATTCAATATGGTGGATCAGTTAAACCTGGAAATATTGATGAATTGATGACTATGAGTGACATCGATGGTGTATTAGTGGGTGGTGCATCATTAGACCCGAATAGCTTTGCAAGAATCTCTAATTACGAAAAGCTTAAATAG
- a CDS encoding asparaginase, which yields MNKNLSHTSKTNREIEPIEVKLVRGTDVESIHRVHAVVCDDKGRTLMAAGNPEYSTFIRSALKPFQAIPFVSSGTAEKVKCFDQGIAIACASHSGSVEHSREVFKILWNSDIEVEQLQCPVPNGKKSKLEHNCSGKHAAFIATCKKMNWPTDSYLEPSHPLQDEISRRLSELLGISKYELVSARDDCGAPTLIMKLSQMASLYAKLSSSQNADLEQINRAILSNPFLIAGHERFDTELITRAHGQLISKGGAEGIQCLSRYSEGMGIAIKAEDGSKRAKHAVALHLLKQLDWLTPTGLDELENQFLKMWPGLQLEVHGNLRFQET from the coding sequence ATGAATAAGAATCTTTCCCATACCAGTAAAACAAATAGAGAAATAGAACCTATTGAAGTCAAGCTTGTAAGGGGTACAGATGTTGAATCAATTCATAGAGTACACGCAGTTGTTTGTGATGATAAAGGCAGAACTCTTATGGCGGCAGGTAACCCAGAATATTCCACCTTTATAAGATCAGCCCTAAAGCCTTTTCAAGCGATTCCCTTCGTTAGTAGTGGTACAGCTGAAAAGGTTAAATGTTTTGATCAGGGCATAGCAATTGCATGTGCTTCACACTCAGGCTCTGTGGAACACTCAAGAGAGGTTTTTAAAATTCTATGGAATTCCGATATAGAAGTGGAGCAATTGCAATGTCCAGTACCTAATGGAAAAAAAAGTAAGTTAGAACATAATTGTTCAGGAAAGCATGCTGCATTCATTGCCACATGCAAAAAAATGAATTGGCCTACAGATTCATACTTAGAACCTTCTCATCCACTTCAAGACGAAATTTCCCGTCGCTTATCAGAATTACTGGGTATATCCAAATATGAATTGGTATCTGCTAGGGATGATTGTGGAGCTCCAACACTAATAATGAAGTTGTCCCAAATGGCTAGCTTATACGCCAAATTAAGCAGTTCGCAAAATGCAGATTTAGAACAGATAAATAGAGCAATACTATCTAATCCATTCCTGATAGCTGGTCATGAAAGGTTTGATACAGAGTTGATAACCAGAGCGCATGGCCAATTAATCAGCAAAGGGGGAGCGGAGGGTATTCAATGCTTAAGCAGATATTCTGAAGGCATGGGAATAGCAATAAAAGCTGAGGATGGATCTAAAAGAGCGAAGCACGCTGTAGCACTTCATCTTCTAAAACAGCTTGATTGGCTTACGCCTACTGGTTTAGATGAATTAGAAAACCAATTCCTTAAGATGTGGCCTGGCCTTCAACTTGAAGTTCACGGCAATTTGCGTTTTCAGGAAACCTGA
- the rsfS gene encoding ribosome silencing factor: MDSKEILFLAAKACDEKKAKNIKLINIDKVSSIAEWILITEGLSDVQVRSISKSVEDCLANKANLLPLRKEGIQEAKWALLDYGEVIINIFQPKERSYYELESFWSNGLLIDSYEQLSS; this comes from the coding sequence ATGGATAGTAAAGAAATATTGTTTCTCGCTGCTAAAGCTTGTGATGAGAAAAAGGCTAAGAATATCAAGTTAATTAATATTGACAAGGTTTCGAGTATTGCAGAATGGATCTTAATTACTGAGGGGCTATCAGATGTCCAAGTTAGATCGATAAGTAAGTCTGTAGAAGATTGCTTAGCTAATAAGGCAAATCTTTTACCGCTGAGAAAAGAAGGAATTCAAGAAGCTAAATGGGCTCTACTAGACTATGGGGAAGTGATTATTAATATCTTTCAACCTAAAGAAAGAAGTTATTATGAATTGGAGTCATTCTGGAGTAATGGACTATTAATAGATTCATATGAGCAACTCTCCAGCTAA
- a CDS encoding DUF6447 family protein: protein MDNVPINDSEPILTFEGKRYEIKTLPNDIKELIKGLQVADNQLRLHEDTLKVLAFGRQSMARELNEKLKEINPI from the coding sequence ATGGATAATGTGCCAATTAACGATTCTGAACCAATTTTAACTTTTGAAGGAAAAAGATATGAAATTAAAACATTACCTAACGATATCAAAGAACTCATCAAAGGATTACAGGTAGCTGATAATCAACTTAGACTTCATGAGGATACTCTTAAAGTCCTAGCTTTTGGCAGGCAATCTATGGCAAGAGAATTAAATGAAAAGCTTAAGGAGATAAATCCTATTTAA
- a CDS encoding DUF3318 domain-containing protein, giving the protein MSELQRLKALLPPENQSWVFIEASAAIDPPLITLEEIGSDEVEIQLDLEQWEFLAQDHRNLLFWHEVGRIQNDTIPRDGWEMAALAIGLGGAIGELWVQDGLLLLMALGLSGFAGYRLYLKNNSEKRLQDAISADERAIDLACRFGYSVPNAYKSLGGALKELVDKTRKKKQRSFYENRLDALRRSAEKARAEMAEQQGSGESITSENVYG; this is encoded by the coding sequence ATGAGCGAGCTTCAGCGACTGAAAGCGTTGCTGCCACCAGAAAATCAAAGTTGGGTGTTTATAGAGGCTTCAGCCGCTATAGATCCACCTTTAATCACTCTTGAAGAAATTGGAAGTGATGAGGTTGAAATACAACTCGATCTAGAGCAATGGGAATTTTTGGCTCAAGATCACAGAAACCTACTTTTTTGGCATGAAGTAGGACGTATTCAAAATGACACTATCCCAAGAGATGGATGGGAAATGGCAGCTCTTGCTATTGGCCTTGGGGGCGCAATTGGTGAACTGTGGGTTCAGGATGGGTTACTTCTTCTGATGGCTTTAGGCTTATCAGGTTTTGCTGGCTACAGACTTTATTTAAAAAATAATTCAGAAAAAAGGTTGCAAGACGCTATCTCAGCTGATGAAAGAGCTATTGATTTAGCTTGTAGATTCGGTTATAGCGTACCTAATGCATATAAGAGTCTCGGAGGTGCTTTGAAGGAGCTTGTTGATAAAACACGGAAGAAGAAGCAAAGATCATTTTATGAAAATAGACTTGATGCTTTAAGGAGAAGTGCAGAAAAGGCACGAGCAGAAATGGCAGAACAGCAAGGGTCGGGAGAATCTATTACAAGTGAAAATGTTTATGGATAG
- a CDS encoding chlorophyll a/b binding light-harvesting protein, giving the protein MQTYGDPNVSYAWYAANAGAVTNKSGRFISSHIAHTGLICFGAGANTLFELARYDASLPIGQQGLVVLPHLGGLGIGGIANGVFTDTYQLLVVAILHLILSGVYAAGGMLHAFRYEEKLENYPESSRANKFKFDWNDPDRLTFILGHHLLFLAAGNIQFVEWARVHGIYDPAVGAVRQVQYNLDLGMIWNHQADFLSISSLEDVMGGHAFLAFFMSIGGIFHILTKQYGEYTAFKGKDILSAEFVLSTSLAGAAYTSFVAALWCATNTTIYPVDLYGEILQFKLSVAPYWVDTDTSLAADAHTGRAWLTNVHYYIGFVYLQGHFWHGLRALGFDFRSITKLFDNFETSATKLN; this is encoded by the coding sequence GTGCAGACCTACGGAGACCCAAACGTTTCCTATGCATGGTATGCGGCAAATGCTGGTGCAGTTACTAACAAATCCGGCAGATTTATTTCCTCGCATATTGCGCATACTGGCCTGATTTGCTTCGGAGCCGGTGCAAACACTCTCTTTGAACTAGCTCGTTACGACGCCTCATTGCCAATCGGACAGCAAGGCCTAGTTGTATTGCCTCACCTAGGAGGACTAGGAATAGGTGGCATTGCAAATGGCGTTTTCACTGACACTTATCAGTTGTTGGTTGTAGCTATACTTCATCTCATTCTTTCCGGTGTATACGCAGCTGGTGGAATGCTTCATGCCTTTAGGTATGAAGAAAAGTTGGAGAATTATCCTGAATCTTCAAGAGCTAACAAATTTAAGTTTGATTGGAACGATCCAGACAGACTTACTTTTATTCTTGGCCACCATCTTCTCTTTTTAGCAGCTGGAAACATACAGTTTGTTGAATGGGCAAGAGTTCACGGAATTTACGACCCAGCAGTTGGTGCAGTTCGTCAAGTTCAGTACAACCTAGACCTTGGAATGATTTGGAATCACCAAGCAGACTTCCTTTCTATTAGCAGTTTGGAAGATGTAATGGGTGGTCATGCCTTCTTGGCATTCTTTATGAGTATTGGTGGTATCTTCCATATTCTTACCAAGCAATATGGCGAATACACAGCTTTCAAAGGTAAGGATATCTTATCTGCAGAGTTCGTTCTTTCAACATCATTAGCAGGAGCTGCTTACACATCATTCGTAGCTGCTCTTTGGTGTGCAACCAATACAACTATCTACCCTGTAGATCTTTATGGCGAAATCCTTCAGTTTAAGTTAAGCGTTGCACCTTATTGGGTTGATACCGACACTTCACTAGCTGCAGATGCTCATACTGGTCGTGCATGGTTGACTAATGTTCATTACTACATTGGTTTTGTATATTTACAAGGTCACTTCTGGCATGGACTTAGAGCTCTAGGCTTTGATTTCAGAAGCATCACTAAGTTGTTTGACAACTTTGAAACTTCAGCGACAAAGTTAAACTAG